In Oreochromis aureus strain Israel breed Guangdong linkage group 22, ZZ_aureus, whole genome shotgun sequence, the genomic window TGGTATCTAAATTGTTCTTCTTGGTGTCTGGCTTCACTGGCAGGAATCttcatatttcatatatttcatATTCCAAAATCGTCATATTTCGGAATAATTAGAATAATTATTGTCACCTaaatttaaagcattttttgaaaataaaatcttcATGTTCGATTATGTAAGCGCGCAATTGGCCAGTTTTTtcgtttgttgttgttgttgtttttgttttgttttttttacttcgaGGCCCAATCTAAATACCACACACTTTCTCGCCTATTACTGCAATAACTTCTAATCCACGACCtaaaactccctttaaagggTGATTTGTGTGTCTCTCCGCGGGCCGCAGCACTTAGCCAATCCTATTACGCTCCAAAAACTCTTTTAATTTGCTCGGGCCCGGTCAAATGCGGCCAATTAAGATCCCGCTGATTGTTGGCGCTCCTCTCCGAATGATCGATCTCTTTGCATTTCCAATATCTGCAGACAACTAATTCTGTCGCGTCTATTAAGTGGTCGCAGAGAAAAATATGAGTGGCGTTAACGGAGCCCGGGGACCACTTAACTGTCACGGTCAATCTAACGGTCCCATCAGGAAATAGGAGGGGGCGCACTCTGGTGTTTTGACAGCTACCACTTGAGAACAAAATTAGTGTTATTATTGAGGGGAGGCGGTAGGATTGGCGGACCTGAACCAATTGTGAATGGAGAAGATCCTTAATACGCTTGAAGCTGAACGAAACCAAACCAAGGAAGATGACcgggagaaaagcaaaaaaacaaaaaacaaaaaacttgctTGAACCAGTTTTATTCTATTGCTGTGAGTTTAAAGTGACATATTGGTTATTGGCTATTTAAATGGATCTGAAATACGCGTATAGATCACTCCTCACTCCTTCGATGCTTTGACAGTATTTATTTGCAAATTAAACGATAAGGACAACCCAGTcataacacaaaaaacaaaaacaaacaaacaaacaaaaaaaaacagcgaaCCAAATAGAAAgttttataataaaaataataataataaaataacgaagaaaaaaatcagtgacACATTATTCCGTATTCCCACACAAAATGCTAAACTGGTGTAACAGTGCAAAGCGAAAAAATGGTTTTAAAGAAGGCCCGTGGGCATAATTTAATCACGCTGTCTCTTTTATGGTCAtgggagaaaacagagaaagaaagagtgtTGGGTGGCCTTAAAATgctcacttcttcttttttttcttttttgattgtCCTCTCTCCATCCTCTTTCTGATCTTTCTCTCCCCTCCCCTCTTCAGATCGTGCGGGCTGTGGTAATCCGTTCCCTCGGCGCCTTGTTACCTTTTGCCTGAAACCTTCCTGGCATTATCTTTAATTCAACACTCAGAATTCACCCGGTCTTACATATACATCACTTAATAATTTTACTAGCATCTGCACATTTCGGCCCGGGCCGTCGAGAGGGCCCCGGTGTGGAGAGCTAGCTATAATGAGACGGCCGCAGTCTTTTAACAAATCCCCttgttaaaaaagagagatggaaAGCATCATTCTCGCGTAACTAACAATACGTGTAGCTGATTTTTGGACGCATAAAGAGGCGACAAATAATGATCAAAACCTTAACGTCATCAATCACGGAGATTTAATCGTTTCTCTGGACCACCCCGCTTATCTCTCCCccgccccctctctctctctctctctctctctcttagcaGTCAAAATAATCTTGTAGAAATCAAATCGGAGTTTCTGTCCATGCGGTCATATTTCAGCCCAATGTCCCCGGCTCTTCGATGGGATTATTATATTTCAATAACAGCAGGTCTTTTGCGCGTCATATAGCTGGAGAGCTTTCTCTTCTCCCCAAGTATAAACTggctttcactgtttatatacTGGCAACCCCACCCCTCATGCTGTTTCAGTCCTGATCATATAATACGTTAGGGTTAAAAAGCTTGTGGTTAAAGGCTTATGTGGagcaagagttttttttttatctggtcAGAGGCACTTCTTCCCTCTGGTCCAGTGTCACAGATGAGGATTTGCTGAGCACTGAAGGCGTGAAAGTGACAAACGCGTCAGTCCTGCTTGTTGGGGAGCAAGCGAAGTCCGGGCCGGAAGGCCTGGTTGAGATGGCGTTGGACTGACTGGAGTGACACGCCAAGCAGGAGCACGGAGTTCCTCCGGGACCTAGGCCGTGAGTGGGAGCTGAGTACAAGGAAGGGTGTCTGAAGGCGCACAGGAGCTCGGGCCTCTGGTAGGGATGAGACAGCATCCGGAAACTATCGAGAGAGCGCAGGGGGGTTGAGAAAGGGGCGGCTGCAGGAGCTGAGCCAGCCCCGACGCCCAGGTGAGAGTAGTAGGGCAGCGGCAGGTGCGATGGAAAGGGGTAGGGCAGGTTCCCCGTGGCAGCCGCGTGGCTCATCATGTAGGTGTAGAAGGCCGGGTCGGCGGGGTGAGGCCAAGTCATGGCCAGACGCTGCCGTTTGTCTTTCATCCTGCGGTTCTGAAACCACACCTGTGAAGGAGACACAGCGGATCAAATATTAACCACAATCCCCCCCGTGACCTGAAACAACACAAGCACATGCGTAGATAATGATTGGCTTTTTCACTCATGACAGTATTTGGATTTGGGTTGGAGAAACTTGTtactgtaatttatttatttatttattgtggaCTGCGTGACATTTGACTATCATCAAATCAAAAAATACCAAcccaagtaaataaataaatatgacctGTGGCAACATAACGCGGTGCCTGCTTCTTAatcgtttttatttttttgtttcctgtatgGACTATTTTGATCTTACTCTATGAGATTATTTTCCATGAGATTATTTCTATCCATACACAAATAAACCACTGGCAGTCATTCACGTAAGCCTGACCATTATGCACTTGCCGTGGATTTGATATACATCAACACAAGCTCACAGAGTATTGATGGTCAAGAGGCCTAATTCAGCCCCGCTTCCCTGAGATGAAATCTTACTTTGATGGTGGTTTCGGGTAGATTTAAAGCGGCCGCAAGTTCGCATCTCCGCGGCCTGGACACGTAGTTTTCCCGGTAAAACTCCTTCTCCAGGCGTGCTATCTGCTCTCGCGTGAATGCTGTTCGGTACCGGCGAATCTGGTCTGCTGCGTAAGACAGAGAGCCCTGACCCGGGACAGTCTTACTGGGCTCAGTACCGCACTCGTTCGGGTGGCTTGGAGAATCCCCATTTCGACCtgaaccaaaaacaaagaataagCACATTTTAATTAGAATCGGGTGTAAAACGCACACATTTACAATTTAAACAGGACCCAAAACAAATCGAaacgttttatttatttcattcgCTGCCATTTGAAGACTAGCAGGCTAACTCCATTATTTGTTTGACTTTTAGAAAAATAAGAGACATCCTGACTGCTCGCTTAGCTTCTCATTTGgtgtagtttttaaattaaaatgcaatttccactactattatttttttctctagaGGTATTTTCCATGATAAATTGATTTGATATGAACAATAATTTCCGTTGGTTGAAAATAATCAATACTTAAACTGTATTGTTTTCATTCGTTTGTTAATTTACCATTCGTTTAGTCTGAGGTCTGCTACTCCAAATGTTTCACGTATGAATGTTTATTCATAAAGACTTCACACATGATATTCACTATAAACTGAGCAGTGGGTGTTTGCACCTTCACAGCTGCCTGAACCACTtgacagtgtttttttcttgaatCTCCAAATTTTTCCTGGTTAAGTAGCCCATAAGCACATTTGCAGTACGAGTAACTCATTGGCAAAGTCAGTGAGGGAAATGTCAGGTTACACTGTGGGTGTCACCTCAGCGTCTGCAGCCACACCGATCAGTTGACAGAATAGCTGTATAGCACCGACTGCAGCTGCAGTCTTTGAACCTGAAGCAGACCCTGGATCTGTTTCATTGAgcataaatattacattttctgTTCCACCCTACAGTGCCAATATGTTTATTGCTTTTTGCCTTTCCTTCGTACAAGCATGCAATCCAACCTGCACCCACACAGCCTACCTTTAGCTGTTGGGTAGTCCATGCTTTCAGGCGTGCAGCTGACATCAATTTCCTCATAGAAGTCCGACTCTGTGTCTGAGCTGCTGCCGTCTTTGTGGTGATGGTCACCCTGGTGCCTCTCTCCGGAGGTAGACGTGCCAACCAGCCTCGCGTCGGCGCTCATATTTCTCCGTGCGCTATCCTCCGCTGCTAGGTCGCTCCTGTCGCGGGAATAGGGTGCAGCTCCTGGGCTTAGACAACCTCTGTGGCCCGGCTTGCCTGGTGGTTCTCGCACGGGGCTCCCGTTGGCTTCCGACAAATTAGAGCCGCTCTTGCCAAGCTGACCTCCCTCTGCCAGCATCACCATCTCCTCTCTGCTTTCCATCACAAGCAcgacttaaaagaaaaaacaaaacaaaacaagcaaacctCGACTTCGTGGCGAACCGTCAAAACCAAGGAGATGAATCTCAGGTTGGAGgggtgtgcgcgtgtgtgcgtgcagcGGGGATGGCGGTGGGTGGGAGATTGCGTCCTAAAAGAGAAGGAGAGgcttctggaaaaaaaagaggggatGCAATCCGGTCTGAACCTGAGAGAAGACCGCTTTAGAGTGCCGAGTGGGAGCTCTGGGAGGGATCACCATTtaccctctctctccctctctctctctctttcttcagaGCTGTCATTCTTAATGACCCAGTCTTCACGATGGTCCCCCCTGATGACGACACTCATTGACTGAATCTGTGGGTAAACAGAAGGAGCAACGGCAACGGCGAGATGGGGGGTGGGGGATGTCAGAGGGCACAACAAGAGGCAGCAGAAACAAGAAAGGTTATCTATACAGCATATTTAGGATTTACATGGTGATGTATCTGTGGTGTTGAAATATGCATTaagccattattattattgttattattgttattattattattattattattattattattattattattagtagtagtagtagtagtaaaatAATGTTTGCTTAAGACTTAGCTTTTTATTGCATTACAGTATATTTAAATTACTAATAAGCCTTTTTAACGCCCCCACcaaacagataaaattaatCATCAGTTAATAtgctcaaatatttttttttctacttattAAATAAAGTTCAGCTTTGCTTTTGCTCAAATATAACTAATTAACACAAAGTCATTTCGTCAAAATCATATCAGTCATTTAAGTTAAATtatgtatttacattttattcacccctccctccccctCACCTTCCCCTCTCTCTTGTGATTGTTATCATCATCTTAAGTGGAGTCAAGTAAAGTCTCCAAAGGTCAGGTCTTGCGGTCAGGTTTTAGATAAAGGCCGATTagagatgaaaaaaaaggaaacgttGAACCGAAACCATTTATGCTTTATGCCTAAACAGCAAGCACCGTGATTTGCATTGTTAATTTGTATGATCACGTGTGCACAGCATTTGCTGTTAATCAGTGTGAAATTGAAATGACGTGTTCCAAAtgaaagaaatccaaacaaaagcatgacacTGTGATGGGGTTCTTTGGATTCTTATGTTGGCAGTGGCCGTTTT contains:
- the evx1 gene encoding homeobox even-skipped homolog protein 1 isoform X2, encoding MVMLAEGGQLGKSGSNLSEANGSPVREPPGKPGHRGCLSPGAAPYSRDRSDLAAEDSARRNMSADARLVGTSTSGERHQGDHHHKDGSSSDTESDFYEEIDVSCTPESMDYPTAKGRNGDSPSHPNECGTEPSKTVPGQGSLSYAADQIRRYRTAFTREQIARLEKEFYRENYVSRPRRCELAAALNLPETTIKVWFQNRRMKDKRQRLAMTWPHPADPAFYTYMMSHAAATGNLPYPFPSHLPLPYYSHLGVGAGSAPAAAPFSTPLRSLDSFRMLSHPYQRPELLCAFRHPSLYSAPTHGLGPGGTPCSCLACHSSQSNAISTRPSGPDFACSPTSRTDAFVTFTPSVLSKSSSVTLDQREEVPLTR
- the evx1 gene encoding homeobox even-skipped homolog protein 1 isoform X1; protein product: MESREEMVMLAEGGQLGKSGSNLSEANGSPVREPPGKPGHRGCLSPGAAPYSRDRSDLAAEDSARRNMSADARLVGTSTSGERHQGDHHHKDGSSSDTESDFYEEIDVSCTPESMDYPTAKGRNGDSPSHPNECGTEPSKTVPGQGSLSYAADQIRRYRTAFTREQIARLEKEFYRENYVSRPRRCELAAALNLPETTIKVWFQNRRMKDKRQRLAMTWPHPADPAFYTYMMSHAAATGNLPYPFPSHLPLPYYSHLGVGAGSAPAAAPFSTPLRSLDSFRMLSHPYQRPELLCAFRHPSLYSAPTHGLGPGGTPCSCLACHSSQSNAISTRPSGPDFACSPTSRTDAFVTFTPSVLSKSSSVTLDQREEVPLTR